The following proteins come from a genomic window of Montipora capricornis isolate CH-2021 chromosome 9, ASM3666992v2, whole genome shotgun sequence:
- the LOC138014944 gene encoding protein kinase C-binding protein NELL2-like encodes MDQFRGVFSSAILVFFLLGGTISFDRSLVDEINMFDAVGLLNKRFDGVTQTAGQHANSKAFEFTQQTKDLIANQKAYDEANRLIHESHDFSIFAWAKIASNPNAIYRNTILSISSKKGDELYLLVMIEGHSRGTGLKVTVSVQNKDKSRKTHKGDTDRWFNYNQWHKISVRFQDSESLIRIFVDDEMVLVESFEGFDIFPDGAQLRLAQVYEIDVENTGAIKGRFTGDLQDVKFIRGTSLDDCPSPNTCKCNDLVGKRNCVMNGLRYDYEQRWKKDKCTTCDCKSGQVICTHTCPVCNDNGTIYLHGETWKQATNSCVDCHCEEGNSVCSPPFCPSTDCTGKSGELVVPEGKCCKVCKEDQCAGTGKVYDKCGCQRTCGNFECKTCSEGCFCPEGKVLNDHGQCVDPNACTCTYNGKIYQPGTQIGGSCNICWCLLGKMKCMNLCNFG; translated from the exons ATGGACCAATTTCGCGGGGTTTTCTCATCAGCAATTCTGGTATTTTTCTTACTAGGTGGAACAATTTCATTCG ACCGCAGTCTCGTGGACGAAATCAATATGTTCGACGCAGTTGGCCTGTTGAACAAAAGATTTGATGGTGTGACTCAAACTGCTGGACAACACGCGAACAGCAAAGCCTTCGAATTCACGCAACAGACAAAAGATCTTATTGCAAATCAGAAGGCGTATGACGAAGCCAATAGGCTTATCCACGAAAGCCATGATTTCTCGATCTTCGCATGGGCTAAAATTGCTTCAAATCCTAACGCCATTTATCGCAACACCATCCTTTCAATATCTTCCAAGAAGGGAGATGAATTGTATCTATTGGTCATGATCGA GGGTCACAGCCGGGGCACGGGCTTAAAGGTTACCGTATCAGTTCAGAACAAAGACAAATCTCGTAAAACCCACAAAGGTGACACTGACAGATGGTTTAACTACAATCAATGGCACAAGATTAGCGTGCGATTCCAAGACTCCGAATCACTTATTCGAATTTTCGTTGATGACGAGATGGTGTTAGTGGAATCTTTTGAGGGATTCGACATTTTCCCTGACGGTGCGCAACTTCGCTTGGCCCAAGTGTATGAAATAGACGTGGAAAACACGGGAGCTATTAAAGGCAGATTCACG GGAGATCTTCAAGACGTCAAATTTATCAGGGGAACATCCTTAGACGACTGTCCTTCACCTAACACG TGCAAATGTAATGATCTCGTTGGAAAAAGAAATTGTGTGATGAATGGCCTCAGGTATGATTACGAGCAACGCTGGAAAAAAGACAAATGCACCACTTGTGACTGCAAG tcggGTCAAGTTATCTGCACTCACACGTGCCCAGTCTGCAATGATAATGGCACGATATACTTACATGGGGAGACCTGGAAACAAGCCACCAACAGCTGCGTGGACTGCCATTGTGAG GAAGGTAACTCTGTTTGTTCGCCACCCTTTTGTCCATCAACTGATTGTACAGGCAAATCTGGGGAGCTTGTTGTTCCTGAAGGAAAGTGCTGCAAAGTTTGCAAAG AGGACCAATGTGCGGGAACAGGCAAAGTATACGATAAATGTGGCTGCCAACGAACTTGTGGGAACTTTGAGTGTAAAACGTGTTCCGAGGGCTGCTTCTGCCCGGAGGGGAAGGTGCTGAACGATCATGGCCAATGTGTTGATCCTAATGCTTGCACATGCACGTATAATGGCAAGATTTATCAG CCTGGCACACAGATCGGAGGAAGTTGCAACATCTGCTGGTGTCTCTTGGGAAAGATGAAGTGTATGAATTTGTGCAACTTTGGATGA